The following is a genomic window from bacterium.
TCGAATCCCATTGCTTTGTACAATTCAATACTTTTATCAAGGTCCGTTACAGCTATGCCGACGTGATCGATTTTATTTAATGACATACCTTTCACACTCCGTTAAAAAATAACCCGAAACCATTAATTTTATCTTTACTCGAATAAGTTTTTATTTTTTCTGTAAATTCTTTGCTGCCTGTAGTGTGTTTTTCATCAGCATGATAATGGTCATCGGGCCAACGCCGCCAGGAACAGGCGTAATGGCCGAGGCCGCCTCTTTAGCGGATTCAAAATGTACATCGCCTACTAATCGTGTTCCGGATTTAGTATTTTTGTCTTCTATCCTATTAATCCCAACATCAATGACGACAGCGCCCTTTTTGATCATATCTCCTGTGATCATTTGTGCCTTACCCGCCGCGGCAACGACAATATCCGCCTGCTTTATAAAATACGTCATGTCCGGCGTTCCCGTGTGGCAAACCGTTACGGTCGAATTCGCCCCCTTCGCCTTTTGAATCAAC
Proteins encoded in this region:
- a CDS encoding bifunctional 5,10-methylene-tetrahydrofolate dehydrogenase/5,10-methylene-tetrahydrofolate cyclohydrolase, producing the protein LNNDAAVSGILIQLPLPKQINESSVINSIAPEKDVDCFHPVNVGKLSIGEPVFLPCTPAGVQELLVRSGIDPAGKHTVIVGRSNIVGKPLANMLIQKAKGANSTVTVCHTGTPDMTYFIKQADIVVAAAGKAQMITGDMIKKGAVVIDVGINRIEDKNTKSGTRLVGDVHFESAKEAASAITPVPGGVGPMTIIMLMKNTLQAAKNLQKK